Proteins encoded by one window of Elaeis guineensis isolate ETL-2024a chromosome 12, EG11, whole genome shotgun sequence:
- the LOC105054919 gene encoding peroxidase 20 yields MIKACIYVSKSYQKPPIFMKISASIKVLMAKLLVLLLLLISNLVEASGELSPYYYEESCPLAEEIVRQVVTEEVYRNPRIAASLLRLHFHDCFVLGCDASILLDDAGDIVSEKNAVPNLNSVRGFNVIDRAKAVLEEACPLTVSCADILAIAARDCVHLRGGPSWEVYLGRKDSLKASLTAANQMIPAPNFTLAQLISNFKAQELDIVDLVTLSGSHTIGRSRCTSFKQRLYTPQIYLELDYHRRYSVFFSTLRSMCPASGRDNALVPLDLKTSRRFDNQYFFNLLRGKGLLQSDNELVSEDPDGEVLSLVWAYASNQELFFKHFAKSMIKMGNINVLTGDEGEVRHNCRYVNKYYH; encoded by the exons ATGATAAAGGCCTGCATATATGTAAGCAAGTCATACCAAAAGCCTCCTATCTTCATGAAGATTTCAGCCAGTATCAAGGTTCTCATGGCAAAGCTTCTGgttctgttgttgctgttgatttctaATTTAGTAGAAGCATCTGGTGAGCTCTCTCCGTACTACTATGAAGAGTCATGTCCCCTTGCAGAGGAGATCGTGAGGCAAGTCGTCACAGAAGAAGTTTACAGAAATCCAAGGATTGCAGCCTCTCTTCTTCGCCTTCACTTTCATGATTGTTTTGTTCTG GGATGCGATGCTTCGATTCTTTTAGATGATGCAGGTGATATAGTTAGTGAAAAAAATGCTGTGCCAAACCTGAATTCTGTGCGAGGTTTCAATGTGATCGACCGAGCCAAGGCTGTGTTGGAGGAAGCATGCCCATTAACTGTGTCATGTGCTGACATTCTTGCCATTGCAGCTCGAGACTGCGTCCATTTA AGAGGTGGTCCAAGTTGGGAAGTATACTTGGGGAGAAAGGACTCTCTGAAAGCAAGCCTTACTGCAGCGAACCAGATGATACCTGCCCCAAACTTCACACTTGCTCAGCTAATTTCCAACTTTAAAGCTCAGGAACTTGACATAGTAGACTTGGTGACTCTCTCAG GCAGCCATACCATTGGAAGGTCAAGGTGCACAAGTTTCAAACAGAGGTTGTATACCCCACAAATATATCTAGAACTAGACTACCACCGTAGGTATTCAGTCTTCTTTAGCACACTGAGGTCCATGTGCCCAGCATCAGGCAGGGATAATGCTTTGGTTCCCCTTGACTTAAAGACTTCGAGGAGGTTCGATAACCAGTATTTCTTCAACCTCCTTCGAGGAAAAGGATTGTTGCAGAGTGACAATGAGCTTGTTTCTGAAGACCCAGATGGTGAAGTGCTGAGCCTGGTATGGGCCTATGCATCTAATCAAGAACTATTTTTCAAACACTTTGCAAAGTCAATGATAAAGATGGGGAACATCAACGTACTCACTGGAGATGAGGGGGAAGTCCGGCATAACTGTCGATATGTGAACAAGTATTACCATTGA
- the LOC105054920 gene encoding type I inositol polyphosphate 5-phosphatase 2 isoform X3: MKTRKGKRSEFFWPSIVMRKWLNIKPKVCEFSEDEADTESEDDDARNTSLNSFFEIEGSKHAYPTQASGTQTKGTLSRRQRRKSETLRVHYIRKKDVRVMIGTWNVAGRVPIEDLELDEWLCTKEPADVYILGFQEVVPLNAGNVLGPEDNRPIPKWEAIIRRTLNKSLQPKTLCKSFSAPLSPVSRSSAPGVGSNRSAQLADNGSFKGESPKELMKLEMGLQWDRVNATNGASKLDWPECALDTPSQALTSGSKLRRVWSSSPRIGFDWLEESQICESHDLAVNVGLKRVYHSSGNLGMLWSEQQETSDVLNSLNDVPDMISEEEDSSSVNITDKHDVKNQEECLKHRARYVRIVSKQMVGIYISIWVCRRLRRHVNNLKVSQVGVGLMGYMGNKGSVSVSMSLFQTQLCFVCSHLTSGHKVGDQHKRNSDVYDILQRTRFSSILDAEQPQTIPSHECDRILWLGKGIRQFSYWRSELSLSDHRPVSSIFLVEVEVFDQRKLERVLNFTSAGQHYTECCEDSGLMMQHSNH, translated from the exons ATGAAAACCAGGAAAGGAAAGCGTTCTGAG TTTTTTTGGCCATCGATTGTCATGAGGAAGTGGCTCAACATTAAGCCGAAGGTGTGTGAGTTCAGTGAAGATGAGGCCGACACTGAGAGCGAAGATGATG ACGCAAGAAACACTAGCTTGAACTCGTTCTTTGAAATCGAGGGGAGTAAACATGCATACCCAACTCAAGCATCAG GAACACAAACAAAAGGAACCTTGTCAAGACGTCAGAGAAGAAAATCAGAAACTTTGCGTGTTCACTATATACGTAAAAAGGATGTGAG GGTGATGATTGGAACATGGAATGTTGCCGGAAGGGTCCCAATTGAGGATCTTGAGCTTGATGAATGGCTATGTACCAAAGAACCGGCTGATGTATATATTCTTGG TTTTCAAGAGGTGGTCCCTTTAAATGCTGGGAATGTATTAGGACCTGAGGATAATAGGCCAATTCCAAAATGGGAGGCCATTATTAGAAGAACGCTAAACAAATCTTTACAACCTAAGACATTATGCAAGAGTTTCAGTGCTCCTCTCTCACCGGTTTCAAGGTCTTCAGCTCCTGGTGTTGGGAGCAACAGGTCTGCTCAGCTTGCTGATAATGGTTCCTTCAAAGGAGAAAGTCCAAAGGAGCTAATGAAGTTGGAGATGGGGTTACAATGGGACAGAGTTAATGCTACCAATGGTGCCAGTAAACTAGACTGGCCTGAATGTGCACTAGATACGCCATCACAAGCTTTGACTTCTGGATCAAAATTGAGAAGAGTCTGGAGCAGCTCTccaagaattggatttgattggctAGAGGAATCTCAAATTTGTGAGTCTCATGATTTAGCTGTGAATGTTGGATTAAAACGAGTTTACCATAGCTCAGGGAACCTTGGAATGCTGTGGTCAGAGCAGCAGGAGACATCTGATGTTCTTAATTCATTAAATGATGTTCCTGACATGATTTCTGAAGAGGAAGATTCTTCCTCAGTAAACATAACAGACAAACATGATGtcaaaaatcaagaagaatgtTTAAAACATCGAGCTAGATATGTGCGCATTGTCAGCAAACAGATGGTTGGTATTTATATTTCCATTTGGGTGTGTCGAAGGCTAAGGAGACATGTAAACAATTTGAAGGTATCTCAAGTTGGTGTTGGACTTATGGGCTACATGGGAAACAAG GGTTCGGTTTCTGTCAGCATGTCTCTTTTCCAAACTCAGTTGTGCTTTGTGTGTTCTCATCTGACATCTGGCCATAAGGTGGGGGATCAACATAAACGGAATTCTGATGTATATGATATCTTACAGCGCACTCGATTTTCTTCTATATTAGATGCTGAACAACCACAGACAATTCCATCACATGA GTGCGATCGTATTCTTTGGTTAGGGAAGGGCATCAGACAGTTTTCATATTGGAGGTCTGAGTTAAGTCTCTCAGATCATCGTCCTGTTAGCTCAATCTTCTTGGTTGAAGTTGAAGTCTTTGACCAGCGAAAACTTGAAAGAGTTCTAAACTTTACTAGTGCTGGACAACATTACACAGAATGCTGTGAAGACAGTGGACTAATGATGCAACATAGTAATCATTGA
- the LOC105054920 gene encoding type I inositol polyphosphate 5-phosphatase 2 isoform X1: MKTRKGKRSEFFWPSIVMRKWLNIKPKVCEFSEDEADTESEDDDARNTSLNSFFEIEGSKHAYPTQASGTQTKGTLSRRQRRKSETLRVHYIRKKDVRVMIGTWNVAGRVPIEDLELDEWLCTKEPADVYILGFQEVVPLNAGNVLGPEDNRPIPKWEAIIRRTLNKSLQPKTLCKSFSAPLSPVSRSSAPGVGSNRSAQLADNGSFKGESPKELMKLEMGLQWDRVNATNGASKLDWPECALDTPSQALTSGSKLRRVWSSSPRIGFDWLEESQICESHDLAVNVGLKRVYHSSGNLGMLWSEQQETSDVLNSLNDVPDMISEEEDSSSVNITDKHDVKNQEECLKHRARYVRIVSKQMVGIYISIWVCRRLRRHVNNLKVSQVGVGLMGYMGNKGSVSVSMSLFQTQLCFVCSHLTSGHKVGDQHKRNSDVYDILQRTRFSSILDAEQPQTIPSHDRIFWFGDLNYRLNISDAEVRELVAMERWDELMNFDQLSNELRKGHIFDGWREGHINFPPTYKYEINSNRYVGENAREGEKKRSPAWCDRILWLGKGIRQFSYWRSELSLSDHRPVSSIFLVEVEVFDQRKLERVLNFTSAGQHYTECCEDSGLMMQHSNH, from the exons ATGAAAACCAGGAAAGGAAAGCGTTCTGAG TTTTTTTGGCCATCGATTGTCATGAGGAAGTGGCTCAACATTAAGCCGAAGGTGTGTGAGTTCAGTGAAGATGAGGCCGACACTGAGAGCGAAGATGATG ACGCAAGAAACACTAGCTTGAACTCGTTCTTTGAAATCGAGGGGAGTAAACATGCATACCCAACTCAAGCATCAG GAACACAAACAAAAGGAACCTTGTCAAGACGTCAGAGAAGAAAATCAGAAACTTTGCGTGTTCACTATATACGTAAAAAGGATGTGAG GGTGATGATTGGAACATGGAATGTTGCCGGAAGGGTCCCAATTGAGGATCTTGAGCTTGATGAATGGCTATGTACCAAAGAACCGGCTGATGTATATATTCTTGG TTTTCAAGAGGTGGTCCCTTTAAATGCTGGGAATGTATTAGGACCTGAGGATAATAGGCCAATTCCAAAATGGGAGGCCATTATTAGAAGAACGCTAAACAAATCTTTACAACCTAAGACATTATGCAAGAGTTTCAGTGCTCCTCTCTCACCGGTTTCAAGGTCTTCAGCTCCTGGTGTTGGGAGCAACAGGTCTGCTCAGCTTGCTGATAATGGTTCCTTCAAAGGAGAAAGTCCAAAGGAGCTAATGAAGTTGGAGATGGGGTTACAATGGGACAGAGTTAATGCTACCAATGGTGCCAGTAAACTAGACTGGCCTGAATGTGCACTAGATACGCCATCACAAGCTTTGACTTCTGGATCAAAATTGAGAAGAGTCTGGAGCAGCTCTccaagaattggatttgattggctAGAGGAATCTCAAATTTGTGAGTCTCATGATTTAGCTGTGAATGTTGGATTAAAACGAGTTTACCATAGCTCAGGGAACCTTGGAATGCTGTGGTCAGAGCAGCAGGAGACATCTGATGTTCTTAATTCATTAAATGATGTTCCTGACATGATTTCTGAAGAGGAAGATTCTTCCTCAGTAAACATAACAGACAAACATGATGtcaaaaatcaagaagaatgtTTAAAACATCGAGCTAGATATGTGCGCATTGTCAGCAAACAGATGGTTGGTATTTATATTTCCATTTGGGTGTGTCGAAGGCTAAGGAGACATGTAAACAATTTGAAGGTATCTCAAGTTGGTGTTGGACTTATGGGCTACATGGGAAACAAG GGTTCGGTTTCTGTCAGCATGTCTCTTTTCCAAACTCAGTTGTGCTTTGTGTGTTCTCATCTGACATCTGGCCATAAGGTGGGGGATCAACATAAACGGAATTCTGATGTATATGATATCTTACAGCGCACTCGATTTTCTTCTATATTAGATGCTGAACAACCACAGACAATTCCATCACATGA CCGAATTTTCTGGTTTGGAGACCTGAATTATCGTCTTAATATATCGGATGCTGAAGTAAGGGAACTTGTTGCTATGGAAAGATGGGATGAACTGATGAACTTTGATCAG CTAAGCAATGAGCTAAGAAAAGGGCACATATTTGATGGATGGAGAGAGGGGCATATTAATTTTCCACCTACTTACAAGTATGAGATTAACTCAAATAGATATGTTGGAGAAAATGctagagaaggagagaagaagaggtCCCCAGCATg GTGCGATCGTATTCTTTGGTTAGGGAAGGGCATCAGACAGTTTTCATATTGGAGGTCTGAGTTAAGTCTCTCAGATCATCGTCCTGTTAGCTCAATCTTCTTGGTTGAAGTTGAAGTCTTTGACCAGCGAAAACTTGAAAGAGTTCTAAACTTTACTAGTGCTGGACAACATTACACAGAATGCTGTGAAGACAGTGGACTAATGATGCAACATAGTAATCATTGA
- the LOC105054920 gene encoding type I inositol polyphosphate 5-phosphatase 2 isoform X2 — MRKWLNIKPKVCEFSEDEADTESEDDDARNTSLNSFFEIEGSKHAYPTQASGTQTKGTLSRRQRRKSETLRVHYIRKKDVRVMIGTWNVAGRVPIEDLELDEWLCTKEPADVYILGFQEVVPLNAGNVLGPEDNRPIPKWEAIIRRTLNKSLQPKTLCKSFSAPLSPVSRSSAPGVGSNRSAQLADNGSFKGESPKELMKLEMGLQWDRVNATNGASKLDWPECALDTPSQALTSGSKLRRVWSSSPRIGFDWLEESQICESHDLAVNVGLKRVYHSSGNLGMLWSEQQETSDVLNSLNDVPDMISEEEDSSSVNITDKHDVKNQEECLKHRARYVRIVSKQMVGIYISIWVCRRLRRHVNNLKVSQVGVGLMGYMGNKGSVSVSMSLFQTQLCFVCSHLTSGHKVGDQHKRNSDVYDILQRTRFSSILDAEQPQTIPSHDRIFWFGDLNYRLNISDAEVRELVAMERWDELMNFDQLSNELRKGHIFDGWREGHINFPPTYKYEINSNRYVGENAREGEKKRSPAWCDRILWLGKGIRQFSYWRSELSLSDHRPVSSIFLVEVEVFDQRKLERVLNFTSAGQHYTECCEDSGLMMQHSNH; from the exons ATGAGGAAGTGGCTCAACATTAAGCCGAAGGTGTGTGAGTTCAGTGAAGATGAGGCCGACACTGAGAGCGAAGATGATG ACGCAAGAAACACTAGCTTGAACTCGTTCTTTGAAATCGAGGGGAGTAAACATGCATACCCAACTCAAGCATCAG GAACACAAACAAAAGGAACCTTGTCAAGACGTCAGAGAAGAAAATCAGAAACTTTGCGTGTTCACTATATACGTAAAAAGGATGTGAG GGTGATGATTGGAACATGGAATGTTGCCGGAAGGGTCCCAATTGAGGATCTTGAGCTTGATGAATGGCTATGTACCAAAGAACCGGCTGATGTATATATTCTTGG TTTTCAAGAGGTGGTCCCTTTAAATGCTGGGAATGTATTAGGACCTGAGGATAATAGGCCAATTCCAAAATGGGAGGCCATTATTAGAAGAACGCTAAACAAATCTTTACAACCTAAGACATTATGCAAGAGTTTCAGTGCTCCTCTCTCACCGGTTTCAAGGTCTTCAGCTCCTGGTGTTGGGAGCAACAGGTCTGCTCAGCTTGCTGATAATGGTTCCTTCAAAGGAGAAAGTCCAAAGGAGCTAATGAAGTTGGAGATGGGGTTACAATGGGACAGAGTTAATGCTACCAATGGTGCCAGTAAACTAGACTGGCCTGAATGTGCACTAGATACGCCATCACAAGCTTTGACTTCTGGATCAAAATTGAGAAGAGTCTGGAGCAGCTCTccaagaattggatttgattggctAGAGGAATCTCAAATTTGTGAGTCTCATGATTTAGCTGTGAATGTTGGATTAAAACGAGTTTACCATAGCTCAGGGAACCTTGGAATGCTGTGGTCAGAGCAGCAGGAGACATCTGATGTTCTTAATTCATTAAATGATGTTCCTGACATGATTTCTGAAGAGGAAGATTCTTCCTCAGTAAACATAACAGACAAACATGATGtcaaaaatcaagaagaatgtTTAAAACATCGAGCTAGATATGTGCGCATTGTCAGCAAACAGATGGTTGGTATTTATATTTCCATTTGGGTGTGTCGAAGGCTAAGGAGACATGTAAACAATTTGAAGGTATCTCAAGTTGGTGTTGGACTTATGGGCTACATGGGAAACAAG GGTTCGGTTTCTGTCAGCATGTCTCTTTTCCAAACTCAGTTGTGCTTTGTGTGTTCTCATCTGACATCTGGCCATAAGGTGGGGGATCAACATAAACGGAATTCTGATGTATATGATATCTTACAGCGCACTCGATTTTCTTCTATATTAGATGCTGAACAACCACAGACAATTCCATCACATGA CCGAATTTTCTGGTTTGGAGACCTGAATTATCGTCTTAATATATCGGATGCTGAAGTAAGGGAACTTGTTGCTATGGAAAGATGGGATGAACTGATGAACTTTGATCAG CTAAGCAATGAGCTAAGAAAAGGGCACATATTTGATGGATGGAGAGAGGGGCATATTAATTTTCCACCTACTTACAAGTATGAGATTAACTCAAATAGATATGTTGGAGAAAATGctagagaaggagagaagaagaggtCCCCAGCATg GTGCGATCGTATTCTTTGGTTAGGGAAGGGCATCAGACAGTTTTCATATTGGAGGTCTGAGTTAAGTCTCTCAGATCATCGTCCTGTTAGCTCAATCTTCTTGGTTGAAGTTGAAGTCTTTGACCAGCGAAAACTTGAAAGAGTTCTAAACTTTACTAGTGCTGGACAACATTACACAGAATGCTGTGAAGACAGTGGACTAATGATGCAACATAGTAATCATTGA
- the LOC105054920 gene encoding type I inositol polyphosphate 5-phosphatase 2 isoform X4 encodes MKTRKGKRSEFFWPSIVMRKWLNIKPKVCEFSEDEADTESEDDDARNTSLNSFFEIEGSKHAYPTQASGTQTKGTLSRRQRRKSETLRVHYIRKKDVRVMIGTWNVAGRVPIEDLELDEWLCTKEPADVYILGFQEVVPLNAGNVLGPEDNRPIPKWEAIIRRTLNKSLQPKTLCKSFSAPLSPVSRSSAPGVGSNRSAQLADNGSFKGESPKELMKLEMGLQWDRVNATNGASKLDWPECALDTPSQALTSGSKLRRVWSSSPRIGFDWLEESQICESHDLAVNVGLKRVYHSSGNLGMLWSEQQETSDVLNSLNDVPDMISEEEDSSSVNITDKHDVKNQEECLKHRARYVRIVSKQMVGIYISIWVCRRLRRHVNNLKVSQVGVGLMGYMGNKGSVSVSMSLFQTQLCFVCSHLTSGHKVGDQHKRNSDVYDILQRTRFSSILDAEQPQTIPSHDRIFWFGDLNYRLNISDAEVRELVAMERWDELMNFDQANKRLLLVCKCDS; translated from the exons ATGAAAACCAGGAAAGGAAAGCGTTCTGAG TTTTTTTGGCCATCGATTGTCATGAGGAAGTGGCTCAACATTAAGCCGAAGGTGTGTGAGTTCAGTGAAGATGAGGCCGACACTGAGAGCGAAGATGATG ACGCAAGAAACACTAGCTTGAACTCGTTCTTTGAAATCGAGGGGAGTAAACATGCATACCCAACTCAAGCATCAG GAACACAAACAAAAGGAACCTTGTCAAGACGTCAGAGAAGAAAATCAGAAACTTTGCGTGTTCACTATATACGTAAAAAGGATGTGAG GGTGATGATTGGAACATGGAATGTTGCCGGAAGGGTCCCAATTGAGGATCTTGAGCTTGATGAATGGCTATGTACCAAAGAACCGGCTGATGTATATATTCTTGG TTTTCAAGAGGTGGTCCCTTTAAATGCTGGGAATGTATTAGGACCTGAGGATAATAGGCCAATTCCAAAATGGGAGGCCATTATTAGAAGAACGCTAAACAAATCTTTACAACCTAAGACATTATGCAAGAGTTTCAGTGCTCCTCTCTCACCGGTTTCAAGGTCTTCAGCTCCTGGTGTTGGGAGCAACAGGTCTGCTCAGCTTGCTGATAATGGTTCCTTCAAAGGAGAAAGTCCAAAGGAGCTAATGAAGTTGGAGATGGGGTTACAATGGGACAGAGTTAATGCTACCAATGGTGCCAGTAAACTAGACTGGCCTGAATGTGCACTAGATACGCCATCACAAGCTTTGACTTCTGGATCAAAATTGAGAAGAGTCTGGAGCAGCTCTccaagaattggatttgattggctAGAGGAATCTCAAATTTGTGAGTCTCATGATTTAGCTGTGAATGTTGGATTAAAACGAGTTTACCATAGCTCAGGGAACCTTGGAATGCTGTGGTCAGAGCAGCAGGAGACATCTGATGTTCTTAATTCATTAAATGATGTTCCTGACATGATTTCTGAAGAGGAAGATTCTTCCTCAGTAAACATAACAGACAAACATGATGtcaaaaatcaagaagaatgtTTAAAACATCGAGCTAGATATGTGCGCATTGTCAGCAAACAGATGGTTGGTATTTATATTTCCATTTGGGTGTGTCGAAGGCTAAGGAGACATGTAAACAATTTGAAGGTATCTCAAGTTGGTGTTGGACTTATGGGCTACATGGGAAACAAG GGTTCGGTTTCTGTCAGCATGTCTCTTTTCCAAACTCAGTTGTGCTTTGTGTGTTCTCATCTGACATCTGGCCATAAGGTGGGGGATCAACATAAACGGAATTCTGATGTATATGATATCTTACAGCGCACTCGATTTTCTTCTATATTAGATGCTGAACAACCACAGACAATTCCATCACATGA CCGAATTTTCTGGTTTGGAGACCTGAATTATCGTCTTAATATATCGGATGCTGAAGTAAGGGAACTTGTTGCTATGGAAAGATGGGATGAACTGATGAACTTTGATCAG GCTAACAAGAGATTATTGCTTGTGTGCAAATGTGACAGCTAA
- the LOC105054922 gene encoding tobamovirus multiplication protein 2A, translated as MACRGCFECLLKLLNFVLTVAGLAMVGYGVYLLVEWIKVSSGGGEDPISPVSDNPVMLTLGRPMLLVAPISTSFVDQLPKAWFIYLFIGIGVILFIISCCGCVGATTRNGCCLSCYSFLVILLILVELAAAAFIFFDHSWKDAIIPADKTGDFDMIYSFLKKNWKIAKWVALGAVILEALAFLLALMIRAVNQPTDYDSDDEYIAPRRGIRQPLINRQGLPPSGVPSLDHRPSRNDAWSQRMREKYGLDTSEFTYNPSDPSRFQQATITSAEERGRCTIL; from the exons ATGGCTTGCCGAGGATGCTTCGAGTGCCTGCTGAAGCTTCTCAACTTCGTGCTGACGGTCGCCGGATTGGCCATGGTGGGGTACGGGGTCTACTTGCTGGTGGAATGGATCAAGGTCTCTTCTGGGGGTGGCGAGGACCCAATATCCCCTGTTAGCGATAATCCCGTGATGTTGACGCTCGGAAGGCCCATGCTTCTCGTCGCGCCCATCTCCACGAGCTTTGTCGATCAGCTGCCGAAGGCTTG GTTTATTTACTTATTCATTGGTATTGGAGTTATACTCTTCATTATATCTTGCTGTGGATGTGTTGGAGCAACAACGAGGAATGGGTGTTGCCTCTCTTGT TATTCTTTCTTAGTAATATTGTTGATCCTAGTAGAGCTGGCAGCTGCGGCTTTCATCTTCTTTGATCACAGTTGGAAAGAT GCAATTATTCCTGCTGACAAAACGGGGGACTTCGACATGATATATAGCTTCTTAAAGAAGAACTGGAAGATTGCAAAATGGGTTGCGCTAGGAGCTGTTATTTTGGAG GCATTGGCATTCTTGCTAGCTCTCATGATAAGAGCAGTAAACCAACCAACAGACTATGATAGTGATGATGAGTACATTGCTCCAAGACGTGGTATCCGTCAACCATTGATCAACAGGCAGGGTCTTCCACCATCAGGGGTGCCTAGTCTCGACCACCGTCCAAGCCGGAATGATGCCTGGAGTCAAAGGATGAGGGAAAAG TATGGTCTTGATACATCGGAATTCACCTACAACCCATCAGATCCTAGCAGGTTTCAACAGGCAACAATAACTTCAGCAGAAGAACGCGGACGCTGTACCATACTTTGA
- the LOC105054991 gene encoding TATA box-binding protein-associated factor RNA polymerase I subunit B: protein MQVMIQLQCEALVERFGVSPLICGIVGDIWLRYVALSRVFDEKWVEKVIAESEAAAAASTNFQDGEPEQQKPSKHIKAKYKMEPHNSYGQRAIYIWFRSLRKTIPVYSSLAISFLVCHIAREAILPTDICKWALEGKLPYLAAFVELDKYLGSPSNACPLSTRFLFRPVRAIGAWHLEAAAGSIAQNIGLRLPSVNFYAIACRYSKELTLPLEKIIPHACRLYEWSIPAELWLSSNASRIPTRVCVMSILIVTIRILYNIHGHGIWEMSLSDRDSSPSCYTRVNHNPGELKVSSVPDFGEIGGDAKKFSWTMGSTSQNKVLHNKATEFDTKELLGILEGAYDKISDAHDYSKDLQSYLKYCKDIIFAGITTSYDEEILIERLWNIYDKQEVDNLQEDAKFEFLDLKGKRLRDEVPSSESINSKKPREDSKSSLNEDIGRSLDTPMDSKLTSTYEFLRNDSGLCNTSSTSCKSYTLDKMKINMEENGFQYLPPRLHQRTDGYLHYKRKRVDGKLIYVAHADYYIILRACAKLAQVDVRVMHLSVLKFERRLAWIEQQIESSLKSLPERMTTMT from the exons ATGCAGGTGATGATCCAGCTCCAGTGCGAGGCCCTGGTGGAGAGGTTCGGGGTGAGCCCGCTGATCTGCGGGATTGTGGGGGACATCTGGCTGCGGTATGTGGCGTTGTCGAGGGTGTTTGATGAGAAGTGGGTGGAGAAGGTGATCGCCGAGTccgaggcggcggcggcggcttCAACAAATTTCCAGGACGGTGAACCAG AACAGCAAAAACCTTCTAAGCATATAAAAGCTAAATATAAAATGGAACCTCACAACTCATATGGACAGAGAGCAATATATATTTGGTTTCGTTCATTGAGAAAGACAATACCTGTATATTCTTCATTGGCTATTTCGTTTCTTGTTTGTCATATAGCACGAGAAGCAATCCTACCAACAGATATTTGTAAATGGGCATTAGAGGGCAAACTGCCCTATCTTGCTGCATTTGTGGAATTGGACAAGTACCTTGGAAGTCCTTCAAATGCTTGCCCTTTGAGTACAAGATTTTTGTTTAGGCCTGTTCGAGCTATTGGAGCATGGCATTTAGAAGCTGCAGCTGGTTCTATTGCCCAAAATATTGGCCTTCGACTCCCTTCTGTGAACTTTTATGCAATTGCATGTCGCTATTCAAAAGAACTCACTCTTCCATTGGAAAAAATAATTCCACATGCATGTCGCCTTTATGAATGGTCCATCCCAGCAGAGTTATGGTTATCTAGTAATGCATCTAGAATTCCCACTCGTGTTTGTGTGATGTCAATATTAATTGTGACGATAAGGATCTTGTATAATATACATGGCCATGGGATATGGGAGATGAGTTTATCTGATCGTGACAGTTCTCCTTCATGCTACACCAGAGTCAATCATAATCCCGGTGAACTAAAAGTGAGCTCTGTACCAGACTTTGGGGAGATAGGTGGGGATGCCAAAAAATTTTCTTGGACCATGGGTTCAACGTCACAAAATAAGGTATTGCATAACAAGGCCACTGAGTTTGACACTAAAGAATTGTTGGGCATTCTTGAAGGTGCATATGATAAGATCAGCGATGCACATG ATTATTCCAAAGATTTGCAGTCGTATCTcaagtattgcaaggatattatTTTTGCTGGGATAACTACATCATATGATGAGGAGATTTTAATAGAAAGATTATGGAATATATACGATAAGCAAGAG GTTGATAATCTACAAGAGGATGCAAAATTTGAGTTTCTTGATTTGAAAGGAAAGAGACTGAGAGACGAAGTACCTAGTAGTGAATCAATTAACTCCAAGAAACCAAGGGAAGATAGCAAAAGCAGCCTGAATGAAGACATAGGTAGATCGTTGGATACACCAATGGACAGCAAATTAACCAGCACATATGAATTTCTCAGAAATGACTCTGGCCTTTGTAATACTTCTTCAACGTCTTGCAAAAGTTATACACTAGACAAGATGAAGATTAACATGGAAGAGAATGGCTTCCAGTACCTTCCTCCAAGACTTCATCAGAGGACAGATGGTTATCTTCACTACAAGAGGAAGAGAGTTGATGGGAAGCTTATTTATGTTGCACATGCTGACTACTATATAATATTACGGGCCTGTGCAAAGCTTGCTCAGGTTGATGTTCGGGTGATGCATTTGAGTGTCCTGAAATTTGAGAGAAGACTTGCTTGGATTGAGCAACAGATTGAGAGCAGCTTGAAATCTTTACCTGAGAGAATGACAACAATGACATAA